The Streptococcus oralis genome segment GTTTCCAGAGTCGCACGCAACTGGTGTGGCAAGACCATGTCGTACTCAATGGCATAACCAGTACGCATCATTTCAGCATTTTCCAAACCTTTGATGGAATGAACCAAATCACGTTGGACATCCTCAGGTAGACTGGTTGAAAGACCCTGGACATAGACTTCCTCTGTATTGCGCCCTTCTGGCTCAAGGAAGAGTTGGTGACGTTCCTTGTCTGCAAAGCGCACAATCTTGTCTTCAATTGACGGACAGTAACGAGGTCCCACTCCCTTGACCACACCTGTAAACATAGGCGCACGGTGGAGGTTGTTTTGGATAATCTCATGACTGGTACCGTTGGTGTAGGTCAACCAGCATGGCACCTGGTCCTTGACATAGTCCTCATCACGTGAAGTGTAGGAGAAGTGATTTGGCGCTTCATCTCCTGGCTGAATCTCTGTCACATCGTAATTGATAGAGGAAGCCTTGACACGTGGAGGGGTTCCTGTCTTGAAACGACCAATTTCGAGTCCCAGTTCCTTGAGATTGTCAGCAAGGTTAATCGAAGCCAGACTGTGGTTAGGACCTGACGAATACTTGAGGTCTCCGATGATGATTTCCCCACGGAGTGCAGTCCCTGTCGTCACGATAACAGCTTTAGCAGCATATTCTTGATGAGTAGCTGTACGCACACCAACAACCTTTCCATCTTCGACCAAAATCTCATCAATCATGGTTTGACGAAGGGTGAGATTCTCTTGATTTTCAACTGTCTTGCGCATCTCCTTAGAGTAAAGCTCTTTGTCAGCTTGCGCACGAAGGGCACGGACAGCTGGCCCCTTCCCAGTGTTGAGCATCTTCATCTGGATGTAAGTCTTGTCAATGGTTTTAGCCATCTCGCCACCGAGGGCATCGACTTCACGCACGACAATCCCCTTGGCAGAACCACCGATAGAAGGGTTACAAGGCATGAAAGCCAGCATTTCAATGTTGATGGTCGCAAGCAAGACCCTACAGCCCATACGGCTAGCAGCTAGAGATGCCTCCACCCCAGCGTGTCCCGCACCGATTACAATAATATCGTATTCTTCCGTAAAATTATAAGTCATTTTCTCTCCTATTCCTCAAGATGAATGTGTCTTAGTTGGCCGTCCCAATCTGGCAGGGCTGTTTTTAAAAAGGTTGGAACTAGCTGGATATTCTGGAGTTCATCCAAGTCAATCCACTCACAAGGCTGCATTTTTTCGTCTTCCTGCATGGTCAATGGGGCGTCCTCCAGCAAGTTCACCAGGTAATGAAACTCGATGTTGTGATAGGAAACACCGTCTTGTTCAAAACGATTTTCAACCACAAAAGCTAGCTGTCCAGCTTGAGCTCGGACACCTAATTCTTCCCTCACTTCACGAACTACCGCGTCTTCCGTGATTTCATTAACTTGAATCGCACCGCCAATAGTGTAATACTTGCCCTTATCTTTGGTAACTAGGAGCTTGCCATTTTGGAGAATCAAGGCTGCCGCCCGAACACCAAAGACCGTGTCTCCCACTGTTGTCCGAAAGTCTTGTTGAGTCATTTTTGTCCTTTCCCTTAAACGACACAAAAACAGTCAAAACTCGTAAGAAGTGCAGGACAAAAAAGCCTGCAACATCCATGAGCTTTGACCATCATTTCTATTGCTTTTATTATTGTAGCAAATTGAGAAAATTTGTCAATCTAAATGTACTGACAAACTTGTCCATCTCGATAAGCATTGTCAATCAGGCCACCACCTAGGCACTCTTCGCCATCGTAAAAGACAACTGCCTGTCCTGGTGTGATGGCGCGTTGCGGTTCCGCAAAGATAACTTCTGCCTTATCTCCTTTGACATGTACTGTCACCTTAGAATCAGGCTGACGGTAGCGGAATTTAGCCGTACAGTCTAGCGTAAATTCCTCTGGCATGTCACGAGTAAAGTGAACCTGACTGGCCTCTAGGCTGGTTGACATGAGCGAGTCATGGTAGAAACCTTGGCCGACATAGAGGATATTCTTGCTTAGGTCTTTTCCGACAACGAACCAAGGGGCATTGTCACCACCGTGTTGCCCACCGATACCGAGACCGCCACGCTGACCAATCGTATAGTACATCAGGCCTGCATGCTCACCCATATCGCGACCATCCACAGTCATCATGCGACCAGGCTGGGCTGGCAGATAGTTGCTGAGAAAGTTTTTAAAGTTCTTTTCTCCGATAAAGCAAATCCCTGTCGAGTCTTTCTTCTTAGCAGTCGCAAGTCCTGCTTCTTCAGCTAGTCTGCGAACTTCAGGCTTTTCCAAATGTCCCAAGGGGAACATGGTTTTTTGGAGTTGTTCTTGCGAAAGTTGACTGAGGAAATAGGTCTGGTCCTTGCCATTGTCCACGCCACGAAGCATGTGAACGATGCCATCCTCATCACGCGCCACTCGAGCATAATGCCCCGTCGCTACATAGTCTGCGCCTAAGGTCATAGCATAGTCCAAAAAGGCCTTGAACTTGATTTCCTTGTTACACATAACGTCTGGATTTGGCGTGCGTCCTGCACGGTATTCCGCTAGGAAATACTCAAAGACGCGGTCCCAGTACTCTTTTTCAAAATTGACAGAGTAGTAAGGAATGCCGATCTGGTCTGCCACCGCAGCCACATCCTTGTAATCTTCGGTCGCCGTACAGACGCCGTTTTCATCTGTGTCATCCCAGTTCTTCATGAAGATACCGATCACATCGTAGCCCTGCTCCTTGAGCAAGAGAGCCGTCACCGACGAATCAACACCACCACTCATCCCCACAACAACACGTGTTTTAGAGTTATCACTCATGGTAAGTCTCCCATCTATTCGTTTATTCACGATTGAAGGTCGTGTGTGCTTTAACGATTGAAGGTCGCTTGAGCAGTATTCATTATAACA includes the following:
- the mnmG gene encoding tRNA uridine-5-carboxymethylaminomethyl(34) synthesis enzyme MnmG, with the protein product MTYNFTEEYDIIVIGAGHAGVEASLAASRMGCRVLLATINIEMLAFMPCNPSIGGSAKGIVVREVDALGGEMAKTIDKTYIQMKMLNTGKGPAVRALRAQADKELYSKEMRKTVENQENLTLRQTMIDEILVEDGKVVGVRTATHQEYAAKAVIVTTGTALRGEIIIGDLKYSSGPNHSLASINLADNLKELGLEIGRFKTGTPPRVKASSINYDVTEIQPGDEAPNHFSYTSRDEDYVKDQVPCWLTYTNGTSHEIIQNNLHRAPMFTGVVKGVGPRYCPSIEDKIVRFADKERHQLFLEPEGRNTEEVYVQGLSTSLPEDVQRDLVHSIKGLENAEMMRTGYAIEYDMVLPHQLRATLETKKISGLFTAGQTNGTSGYEEAAGQGIIAGINAALKIQGKPELILKRSDGYIGVMIDDLVTKGTIEPYRLLTSRAEYRLILRHDNADMRLTEMGREIGLVDDERWARFEIKKNQLDNEMKRLDSIKLKPVKETNAKVEEMGFKPLTDAVTAKEFLRRPEVSYQDVVAFIGPAAEDLDDKIIELIETEIKYEGYISKAMDQVAKMKRMEEKRIPANIDWDDIDSIATEARQKFKLINPETIGQASRISGVNPADISILMVYLEGKNRSISKTLQKSK
- a CDS encoding NUDIX hydrolase is translated as MTQQDFRTTVGDTVFGVRAAALILQNGKLLVTKDKGKYYTIGGAIQVNEITEDAVVREVREELGVRAQAGQLAFVVENRFEQDGVSYHNIEFHYLVNLLEDAPLTMQEDEKMQPCEWIDLDELQNIQLVPTFLKTALPDWDGQLRHIHLEE
- the mnmA gene encoding tRNA 2-thiouridine(34) synthase MnmA, whose amino-acid sequence is MSDNSKTRVVVGMSGGVDSSVTALLLKEQGYDVIGIFMKNWDDTDENGVCTATEDYKDVAAVADQIGIPYYSVNFEKEYWDRVFEYFLAEYRAGRTPNPDVMCNKEIKFKAFLDYAMTLGADYVATGHYARVARDEDGIVHMLRGVDNGKDQTYFLSQLSQEQLQKTMFPLGHLEKPEVRRLAEEAGLATAKKKDSTGICFIGEKNFKNFLSNYLPAQPGRMMTVDGRDMGEHAGLMYYTIGQRGGLGIGGQHGGDNAPWFVVGKDLSKNILYVGQGFYHDSLMSTSLEASQVHFTRDMPEEFTLDCTAKFRYRQPDSKVTVHVKGDKAEVIFAEPQRAITPGQAVVFYDGEECLGGGLIDNAYRDGQVCQYI